A single window of Lutzomyia longipalpis isolate SR_M1_2022 chromosome 1, ASM2433408v1 DNA harbors:
- the LOC129793839 gene encoding partitioning defective protein 6 produces the protein MSKNKIIHSKADSDIIEIKSKFDAEFRRWSMKRSDQVGFEAFFKQVAHLHNLGNLQFLLSYIDPSDNDLLPINNDDNFGRALQTSRPNLRLIVQRKGDSLEEITGYGTMKPRNIISSILGQTPVKGKGLAISNPHDFRQVSAIIDVDIVPETCRRVRLLKHGSDKPLGFYIRDGTSVRVTANGLEKQPGIFISRLVPGGLAESTGLLAVNDEVLEVNGIEVAGKTLDQVTDMMVANSSNLIITVKPANQRTIAPPRRGSFSRNSQLSSGSQQSHHTNISDDNDQDDQDDVVDLTGADACRSDGILHL, from the exons ATGtcgaaaaacaaaattatacaTTCCAAAGCTGATAGTGATattatagaaataaaatcaaag TTCGATGCGGAATTTCGACGATGGTCCATGAAAAGATCCGACCAAGTGGGCTTCGAGGCCTTCTTCAAGCAAGTGGCCCACCTGCACAATTTGGGAAACCTCCAGTTTCTCCTCTCATACATCGATCCGAGTGACAATGACCTGCTACCCATTAACAATGATGACAACTTTGGTAGAGCCCTCCAGACATCTCGCCCCAATCTGCGGCTCATTGTCCAGAGAAAAG GCGACAGCCTCGAGGAGATTACAGGATATGGGACAATGAAGCCGCGCAATATAATCAGCAGCATTCTCGGGCAGACACCGGTTAAGGGCAAAGGGTTAGCCATTTCCAATCCCCACGACTTCCGGCAGGTCTCCGCAATCATTGACGTTGACATTGTGCCCGAAACATGCCGCCGGGTGCGCCTCCTCAAGCATGGGAGTGACAAACCGTTGGGTTTCTACATTCGCGACGGGACATCCGTGCGTGTCACAGCGAATGGGCTTGAGAAGCAACCGGGTATCTTTATATCGCGCCTCGTGCCTGGCGGTTTAGCCGAGAGCACGGGTCTCCTCGCTGTTAATGATGAGGTGCTCGAGGTGAATGGAATCGAAGTGGCGGGAAAGACACTCGATCAG GTGACGGACATGATGGTGGCCAACAGTTCCAATCTCATAATCACAGTAAAGCCGGCGAATCAGCGAACAATAGCACCCCCGCGTCGTGGCTCATTCTCCCGGAATAGTCAATTGTCGAGTGGGTCGCAGCAGTCGCACCACACAAATATCTCAGATGATAATGATCAGGATGATCAGGACGATGTGGTGGATCTCACGGGGGCCGATGCATGCAGGTCCGATGGGATACTTCATCTCTGA
- the LOC129793831 gene encoding exosome complex component MTR3-like — translation MFLFSNLTFFITEIVYRASFLFQLYSVKSIKMPIDYRRNNGPESSVSYQLHKKIYLLDYEEKLKVLLKEGNIRRDGRNRKESRKIFIESGVVSKAKGSAYIECGETKVIVSVFDPREIPKQSKFSINGDLFCDFKYSPFASIHRRSQQTDTEEKSLAQALKRAMEPAICRHEFPNFQVDIFVNVLQDDGSALAAAIIASGLAVANAGIPMFDITTAANVAITGENIFMDPTREEEELCLSSCNPGEHGLVTLARMSTHEQISEIWQSGNIKTKTLLTIIDHLVEANRSIVPIIQQTLIERVSKFIENKNP, via the exons atgtttttgttttctaaccttactttttttataactGAAATCGTGTACCGCGCCTCCTTTTTATTCCAATTATATTCtgtaaaatcaataaaaatgccAATAGATTACCGGCGCAACAATGGACCAGAATCCTCTGTTTCCTATCAACTGCACAAGAAGATTTACCTCCTGGACTACGAGGAGAAATTGAAGGTTTTACTGAAAGAAGGAAATATTCGCAGGGATGGAAGAAACCGAAAGGAATCTCggaaaattt ttATTGAAAGTGGAGTTGTTAGCAAAGCCAAGGGATCAGCCTACATTGAATGCGGAGAAACAAAAGTAATTGTTTCAGTCTTTGATCCACGAGAGATTCCAAAACAAAGCAAATTCTCAATCAATGGGGATTTGTTCTGTGACTTTAAGTACTCTCCCTTTGCCAGCATCCACCGTCGAAGTCAGCAGACAGATACGGAAGAAAAGAGTCTGGCACAGGCATTGAAAAGAGCAATGGAGCCTGCTATTTGCCGGCACGAATTCCCCAATTTCCAGGtggatatttttgtgaatgtcCTACAGGATGATGGATCAGCTCTAGCAGCGGCAATTATAGCTTCAGGTTTAGCTGTTGCTAACGCTGGAATACCAATGTTTGATATTACCACAGCAGCAAACGTTGCCATCACTggagagaatattttcatgGATCCCACACGAGAAGAGGAAGAACTCTGCCTTTCAAGTTGCAATCCAGGAGAACATGGTCTTGTTACACTGGCAAGGATGTCCACACATGAGCAAATATCGGAAATCTGGCAATCCGGAAACATTAAAACGAAAACACTCCTCACAATCATTGACCATCTCGTGGAGGCTAACAGGAGCATCGTTCCTATTATACAACAAACTCTCATAGAGCGTGTATCCAAGtttattgagaataaaaatccaTGA
- the LOC129793958 gene encoding splicing factor 3B subunit 5 yields MGDRYNIHSQLEHLQSKYIGTGHSDTTKYDWLTNQHRDSLASYMGHYDLLSYFAIAENESKARMRFNLMERMLQPCGAMPEPEKHED; encoded by the exons atgggAGATCGATACAATATTCACAGCCAACTGGAGCATCTGCAAAGTAAATACATTGGCACAGGACACAGCGATACGACAAAATATGATTGGCTCACAAACCAGCACA GGGACTCTTTGGCAAGTTACATGGGTCACTACGATCTCTTGAGCTACTTTGCAATTGCAGAGAATGAATCCAAAGCCAGGATGCGCTTCAATTTGATGGAGAGGATGCTTCAACCCTGTGGAGCAATGCCAGAACCAGAAAAACACGAAGATTGA
- the LOC129793802 gene encoding mitochondrial ribonuclease P protein 1 homolog, protein MLNLSTRIFSFPSRKALMTKCRLVQRYPNRYSSSTPAAFPKGEENDPEKERKLKVLMLEMDVARQEGRRAPDPSKMKEEHWNHLLELKTISSRQKFYAFLWQIEMKKESQKRKREEEKAEIAMKREEKQNAIAKEEHVVYGLNYTSMFLRIYDSTMNLWFNNRLTRAMQFAPKIVIDCSYEKYMSRAEASNCAKQLMFAFADNRMAENPFDLHFCNFNPQEYAAKQLQKHIPRMLDEDFPMNVHEKSYLEVFDHRSLVYLTPHCRQEMTSYNPDDVYIVGAMVDKRNTEPLSLAKAKRQNLRMAKLPLDRYLQWTSGSGKSLTINQMISILLTLKDTSDWEKALEVVPRRKILRQPQESQQYEWIEKRLKQLKYTPKA, encoded by the coding sequence atgttgaatttatcaacaagGATTTTCAGTTTTCCATCGAGAAAAGCCCTAATGACCAAATGCAGATTAGTGCAACGATATCCAAACAGATATAGCTCATCTACTCCAGCTGCATTTCCGAAAGGCGAAGAAAATGATCCGGAAAAGGAGCGGAAACTCAAAGTTCTGATGCTGGAGATGGATGTAGCCCGACAGGAGGGTCGCAGAGCTCCAGATCCCAGTAAAATGAAGGAGGAACACTGGAATCATTTGCTTGAGCTTAAAACCATCTCTTCTCGTCAGAagttttatgcttttctttggcaaattgagatgaaaaaggaGAGCCAGAAGCGGAAACGCGAAGAAGAAAAGGCtgaaattgcaatgaaaagggaagaaaagcaaaatgcCATTGCAAAGGAAGAGCACGTAGTTTACGGACTTAATTACACATCAATGTTCCTTAGAATCTACGACAGCACAATGAATTTGTGGTTCAACAATCGACTGACACGAGCCATGCAATTTGCACCAAAAATTGTGATTGATTGCTCGTATGAGAAGTACATGAGTCGCGCTGAAGCTTCCAATTGTGCAAAACAGTTGATGTTTGCCTTTGCAGACAATAGAATGGCTGAAAATCCCTTTGATTTGcacttttgtaattttaatccTCAAGAATATGCTGCAAAACAGCTCCAGAAGCACATTCCGCGAATGCTAGATGAAGACTTTCCCATGAATGTGCATGAGAAGAGCTATTTGGAAGTGTTTGATCACAGGAGCCTCGTGTACCTTACACCACACTGCCGGCAGGAGATGACTTCATACAACCCAGATGATGTGTACATTGTGGGAGCAATGGTGGACAAGAGGAACACTGAACCCCTATCGTTGGCCAAGGCGAAACGACAAAATCTTCGGATGGCTAAATTACCACTCGACCGCTACCTTCAGTGGACATCTGGATCCGGGAAATCACTCACAATCAATCAAATGATCAGCATTTTACTCACACTCAAAGACACCTCTGATTGGGAGAAAGCTCTCGAAGTTGTACCAAGAAGGAAGATTTTGAGGCAACCTCAAGAATCACAGCAGTATGAGTGGATTGAGAAGCGGCTAAAACAGTTGAAATACACTCccaaagcataa
- the LOC129793737 gene encoding ATP-dependent RNA helicase DHX8, with protein MNELTKLEHLSLVSKICTELDNHLGLNDKDLAEFIIDLAEKNPSFPKFKAVLLENGAEFSDSFITNLLRIIQLMKPVSGSSKASDFEVDDKKGNLSTKFPGLAIPNKDQKEMMKMDAKEEVDEKKVKTKHMKEVDDVFSAFEAAAPSLSLKKDEDRKRRRSRSKSREKRKDERRRDERSRGEHSRSRHRDRRSRSRSNDRHRRRSRSRERRSRSRERRSRSRERRRHRSYSREKHQSPLQDDPEPGKIYSGKVANIVQFGCFVQILGLRKRWEGLVHISQLRAEGRVTNVSDVVSRGSNVKVKVISITGQKVSLSMRDVDQETGRDLNPSSHAHLLAENDLRNRNPDRPIGGTSMLHLQGNLDNDEQDVVRKKVTRISSPERWEIKQMISSGVIDRSELPDFDEETGLLPKEENDEADIEIEIVEEEPPFLAGHGRALHDLSPVRIVKNPDGSLAQAAMMQSALAKERREQKMLQREQEMDSIPASLNKNWIDPLPEEDSRALAANVRGIGMTAQEVPEWKKHVIGGKKSSFGKKTDMTLIEQRQSLPIFKLREDLIKAVNDNQILIVIGETGSGKTTQITQYLCESGFSARGKIGCTQPRRVAAMSVAKRVAEEFGCRMGQEVGYTIRFEDCTSPETIIKYMTDGMLLRECLMDLDLKSYSVIMLDEAHERTIHTDVLFGLLKQAVQKRPELKLIVTSATLDAVKFSQYFFEAPIFTIPGRTFAVEVLYTKEPETDYLDASLITVMQIHLREPPGDILLFLTGQEEIDTACEILYERMKSLGPDVPELIILPVYSALPSEMQTRIFEPAPAGSRKVVIATNIAETSLTIDGIYYVVDPGFVKQKVYNSKTGMDSLVVMPISQAAAKQRAGRAGRTGPGKCYRLYTERAYRDEMLPTPVPEIQRTNLATTVLQLKTMGINDLLHFDFMDAPPVESLVMALEQLHSLSALDDEGLLTRLGRRMAEFPLEPNLSKMLIMSVALNCSDEVLTIVSMLSVQNVFYRPKDKQSLADQKKAKFNQAEGDHLTLLAVYNSWKNNKFSNAWCYENFVQIRTLKRAQDVRKQLLGIMDRHKLDVVSAGKNTVRIQKAICSGFFRNAAKKDPQEGYRTLVDSQVVYIHPSSALFNRQPEWVVYHELVQTTKEYMREVTTIDPKWLVEFAPSFFRFSDPTKLSKFKKNQRLEPLYNKYEEPNAWRISRVRRRRN; from the exons ATGAATGAGCTAACTAAGTTGGAGCACCTATCGCTGGTGTCGAAAATCTGCACTGAACTCGACAATCATTTGGGGCTCAATGATAAGGACCTTGCAGAATTTATCATTGACCTCGCAGAAAAGAATCCCTCTTTTCCCAAATTCAAAGCAGTTCTCCTGGAAAATGGTGCAGAATTCTCCGATTCATTCATAACAAACCTCCTGCGAATTATTCAGCTCATGAAACCCGTCTCGGGCTCTTCAAAGGCATCGGATTTTGAAGTTGACGACAAGAAGGGGAACCTTTCCACCAAATTCCCTGGCTTGGCAATCCCCAATAAGGATCAGAAGGAAATGATGAAGATGGATGCGAAGGAGGAAGTTGATGAGAAGAAAGTGAAGACAAAGCACATGAAGGAAGTTGATGATGTTTTCTCCGCCTTCGAAGCTGCAGCTCCGTCGTTGAGTTTGAAGAAAGATGAGGATAGGAAGCGCAGGAGGAGTCGATCAAAGTCCCGAGAAAAGCGGAAGGATGAAAGGAGAAGAGATGAAAGAAGTCGAGGAGAGCATTCCCGATCACGTCATCGAGATCGAAGAAGCAGAAGTCGATCGAATGATAGGCACAGACGAAGAAGTCGTTCACGTGAGCGTAGAAGTCGTTCTCGTGAGCGTAGAAGTCGTTCTCGTGAACGTCGAAGGCACAGAAGTTACTCACGGGAGAAGCATCAATCCCCCCTGCAGGATGATCCAGAACCAGGCAAAATATATTCCGGAAAAGTTGCCAATATCGTGCAATTTGGATGTTTTGTGCAGATTCTGGGACTGAGGAAGCGTTGGGAAGGTCTCGTGCACATATCCCAGTTGCGGGCTGAAGGACGCGTAACTAATGTATCGGATGTCGTGTCCCGCGGATCAAATGTGAAGGTTAAAGTCATTTCAATTACCGGACAGAAGGTATCCCTTTCAATGCGAGATGTAGATCAGGAAACGGGAAGGGACCTCAACCCATCATCACATGCTCATCTCTTGGCTGAAAATGACCTGCGAAATCGCAATCCTGATCGTCCAATTGGTGGAACATCAATGCTACACCTGCAGGGGAATCTAGACAATGACGAACAGGATGTGGTTAGGAAGAAAGTCACGAGAATCTCAAGTCCAGAACGCTGGGAGATAAAGCAGATGATCTCTTCGGGTGTGATAGATCGCAGTGAACTTCCGGACTTTGATGAGGAAACGGGACTGCTGCCAAAGGAGGAAAATGACGAGGCGGATATTGAGATTGAAATTGTGGAGGAAGAACCACCATTCCTTGCTGGTCATGGACGTGCATTGCATGATTTGTCTCCCGTGCGAATTGTGAAGAATCCCGATGGATCACTCGCGCAAGCAGCTATGATGCAATCTGCTCTGGCTAAGGAACGACGAGAGCAGAAGATGCTACAACGTGAACAGGAGATGGATTCCATTCCAGCtagcttaaataaaaattggattGATCCCCTTCCGGAGGAGGACAGTCGTGCCTTAGCTGCTAATGTTAGGGGCATCGGAATGACGGCTCAGGAAGTTCCGGAATGGAAGAAGCACGTTATTGGTGGGAAGAAGTCTTCATTTGGCAAGAAAACTGACATGACGCTCATTGAGCAGCGTCAGAGCCTCCCGATCTTTAAGCTCAGAGAAGATCTCATCAAAGCTGTGAATGATAATCAAATTCTCATCGTCATTGGGGAGACTGGAAGTGGGAAGACAACACAAATTACGCAGTACCTGTGTGAGAGTGGCTTCAGTGCTCGTGGGAAGATTGGATGCACACAGCCTAGGCGTGTGGCTGCAATGTCAGTTGCAAAGCGCGTAGCGGAGGAGTTTGGTTGCCGTATGGGACAGGAAGTTGGTTACACCATTCGTTTTGAAGATTGCACAAGCCCCGAAACGATCATCAAGTACATGACTGATGGGATGTTGCTCCGGGAATGCCTGATGGATCTAGATCTCAAGTCCTATTCTGTAATTATGCTGGACGAGGCTCACGAGCGAACAATTCATACGGATGTCCTGTTTGGGCTACTAAAGCAAGCAGTTCAGAAACGTCCTGAATTAAAGCTTATTGTGACATCAGCTACACTGGATGCCGTCAAATTCTCCCAATATTTCTTCGAGGCACCAATCTTCACCATACCTGGTCGTACCTTTGCCGTGGAGGTGCTCTATACGAAGGAACCAGAAACAGACTATCTCGACGCTTCCCTCATCACAGTGATGCAAATCCACCTGAGAGAACCACCAGGAGATATTTTGCTTTTCCTCACTGGTCAGGAGGAGATTGACACCGCGTGTGAGATTCTCTATGAAAGGATGAAGAGCCTTGGACCAGATGTCCCAGAACTGATAATCCTACCAGTTTACTCAGCCCTTCCATCCGAGATGCAAACGCGGATCTTTGAACCTGCACCAGCAGGAAGTAGAAAGGTGGTTATTGCAACGAATATTGCTGAAACATCCTTGACAATTGATGGGATCTACTATGTTGTTGATCCGGGATTTGTTAAGCAAAAGGTCTACAATTCCAAGACTGGAATGGATTCTCTGGTTGTCATGCCAATTTCACAAGCCGCCGCCAAGCAGAGAGCTGGACGAGCGGGTCGAACAGGCCCAGGAAAGTGCTACAGACTCTACACAGAACGTGCGTATCGGGATGAAATGCTTCCAACCCCGGTGCCGGAGATTCAGCGTACAAATCTCGCAACAACTGTCCTCCAACTCAAAACAATGGGCATCAATGATCTTCTTCATTTTGACTTCATGGATGCTCCACCCGTGGAATCCCTCGTTATGGCATTGGAACAGCTTCATTCCCTTTCTGCCCTCGATGACGAGGGGCTTCTGACACGCCTGGGACGTCGTATGGCGGAATTCCCACTGGAGCCTAATTTATCGAAAATGTTGATCATGTCTGTGGCTCTCAATTGTTCAGACGAAGTTCTCACAATTGTCTCCATGCTGAGCGTACAGAATGTCTTCTACCGGCCCAAGGATAAACAATCCCTGGCTGATCAGAAGAAGGCCAAATTCAATCAAGCAGAAGGTGATCATCTGACCCTTCTGGCGGTTTACAACAGTtggaagaataataaattctccaaTGCCTGGTGTTATGAGAACTTTGTCCAAATTCGTACACTCAAACGTGCTCAGGATGTACGGAAACAACTTCTTGGTATAATGGACAGGCATAAATTGGATGTTGTTTCTGCTGGTAAGAATACAGTTCGTATCCAGAAGGCTATATGCTCGGGGTTCTTCAGGAATGCCGCTAAGAAGGATCCCCAGGAGGGATATAGAACTCTCGTTGACTCCCAAGTTGTCTACATTCATCCCTCTTCAGCACTCTTCAATCGACAACCTGAATG ggtCGTCTATCATGAACTCGTTCAGACTACCAAGGAGTACATGCGTGAGGTGACAACCATCGATCCAAAGTGGCTGGTGGAATTCGCTCCGTCATTCTTCCGTTTCTCCGACCCAACGAAGCTTAGCAAATTCAAGAAGAATCAACGCCTGGAGCCACTTTACAATAAGTACGAGGAACCAAATGCATGGAGAATTTCACGAGTACGCCGACgaaggaattaa
- the LOC129793885 gene encoding serine/arginine-rich splicing factor 1A isoform X1: MSHPRNECRIYVGNLPPDIRTKDIQDLFHKFGKVTFVDLKNRRGPPFAFVEFEDARDADDAVKARDGYDYDGYRLRVEFPRGGGPGSYRGSRSNDRSRGSDGGGSRSTRPPTKRSQFRVVVTGLPPSGSWQDLKDHMREAGDVCFADTYKDGTGVVEFLRHEDMKYAIKKLDDSRFRSHEGEVAYIRVREDSGDDRRDSFRDRSRSRSFSPRRRRGTPTYSPVRRSFSRSRSDSRSNY, translated from the exons ATGTCTCATCCACGCAATGAGTGCCGCATTTACGTGGGAAACCTACCGCCAGACATACGCACAAAGGATATTCAGGATCTCTTCCACAAGTTTGGAAAAGTTACATTTGTCGATTTGAAGAACAGACGGGGACCCCCGTTTGCTTTTGTGGAGTTTGAGGATGCTCG GGACGCTGATGACGCAGTAAAAGCTCGCGATGGGTACGACTACGATGGGTATCGGCTACGAGTGGAATTCCCACGTGGTGGGGGCCCGGGGAGCTACAGGGGTAGTCGCAGCAATGACCGCAGCCGTGGATCTGACGGTGGTGGAAGCCGCAGCACGCGCCCACCGACCAAGAGGTCCCAATTCCGTGTGGTGGTCACTGGATTGCCCCCATCTGGATCGTGGCAGGATCTCAAGGATCACATGCGAGAGGCTGGAGATGTTTGCTTTGCCGACACGTACAAAGATGGGACTGGAGTGGTGGAGTTCCTTCGTCATGAGGACATGAAGTATGCCATCAAGAAGTTGGATGATTCCAGATTCCGTTCCCATGAG GGAGAAGTGGCGTACATTCGTGTTCGAGAGGATTCTGGGGATGATCGTCGTGACAGCTTCCGCGACcg CTCCCGTTCTCGCTCCTTCTCACCCCGACGTCGCCGAGGGACACCAACGTACTCACCAGTACGTCGTTCATTCTCCAGATCACGGTCAGACTCACGATCCAACTactaa
- the LOC129793885 gene encoding serine/arginine-rich splicing factor 1A isoform X2: MSHPRNECRIYVGNLPPDIRTKDIQDLFHKFGKVTFVDLKNRRGPPFAFVEFEDARDADDAVKARDGYDYDGYRLRVEFPRGGGPGSYRGSRSNDRSRGSDGGGSRSTRPPTKRSQFRVVVTGLPPSGSWQDLKDHMREAGDVCFADTYKDGTGVVEFLRHEDMKYAIKKLDDSRFRSHEGEVAYIRVREDSGDDRRDSFRDRSRSRSFSPRRRRGTPTYSPVRRSFSRSRTRRMV; encoded by the exons ATGTCTCATCCACGCAATGAGTGCCGCATTTACGTGGGAAACCTACCGCCAGACATACGCACAAAGGATATTCAGGATCTCTTCCACAAGTTTGGAAAAGTTACATTTGTCGATTTGAAGAACAGACGGGGACCCCCGTTTGCTTTTGTGGAGTTTGAGGATGCTCG GGACGCTGATGACGCAGTAAAAGCTCGCGATGGGTACGACTACGATGGGTATCGGCTACGAGTGGAATTCCCACGTGGTGGGGGCCCGGGGAGCTACAGGGGTAGTCGCAGCAATGACCGCAGCCGTGGATCTGACGGTGGTGGAAGCCGCAGCACGCGCCCACCGACCAAGAGGTCCCAATTCCGTGTGGTGGTCACTGGATTGCCCCCATCTGGATCGTGGCAGGATCTCAAGGATCACATGCGAGAGGCTGGAGATGTTTGCTTTGCCGACACGTACAAAGATGGGACTGGAGTGGTGGAGTTCCTTCGTCATGAGGACATGAAGTATGCCATCAAGAAGTTGGATGATTCCAGATTCCGTTCCCATGAG GGAGAAGTGGCGTACATTCGTGTTCGAGAGGATTCTGGGGATGATCGTCGTGACAGCTTCCGCGACcg CTCCCGTTCTCGCTCCTTCTCACCCCGACGTCGCCGAGGGACACCAACGTACTCACCAGTACGTCGTTCATTCTCCAGATCACG CACTCGAAGAATGGTTTAA
- the LOC129793825 gene encoding peroxisome assembly protein 12, with product MAENSAHLAANLQTKPSLFEVVAAESLSGTFYPAFKRITQFLVLRNPDKFGFLERYYDEIFLLANGVIQNYYLKNHGGTLSEVFYGLRRFSTRTNDFTRKDHIFALFCSVILPYLRIKADRIVSKWKEALRDGARVPRADLKDFLIRIHGISVGIHECLKIAQYIAYLSSYSTSHTPLLRIANQGLTYIQEEEGVEWTWRNLLRGQLKLSTVLSEVILKGLEFSAFFIQFLQWWQTEAQHTDLTSLPTPDFPVIKQDFNYHGVCPVCLGKWTRPTCCAISGYIYCYKCIVTAIERTGICPASNYPISIDDIFLLFDD from the exons atggCAGAGAATTCCGCTCATTTGGCAGCTAATTTGCAGACTAAACCATCCCTATTTGAGGTAGTTGCTGCAGAATCCCTCTCAGGAACATTCTATCCAGCATTTAAGCGAATAACTCAG TTCCTAGTTCTACGAAATCCAGACAAATTCGGCTTCCTGGAGCGATATTACGATGAAATATTCCTCCTGGCCAATGGAGTAATACAGAATTACTATCTAAAGAATCACGGTGGGACCCTGTCGGAAGTCTTCTACGGATTGAGGCGATTCTCAACAAGGACTAATGATTTCACCAGGAAGGATCACATATTTGCCTTATTTTGTTCTGTGATACTGCCCTATTTGAGGATAAAGGCAGACAGGATTGTGTCGAAATGGAAGGAAGCCCTGAGAGATGGTGCTCGTGTCCCACGGGCTGATCTCAAGGATTTCCTTATTCGCATCCATGGGATTTCCGTGGGAATCCATGAATGCCTCAAAATTGCTCAATACATTGCCTACCTGTCGAGCTACTCAACGTCCCACACACCACTCCTCAGGATTGCCAATCAAGGATTGACGTACATACAGGAAGAGGAGGGTGTTGAGTGGACTTGGAGGAACCTCCTTCGGGGACAACTTAAATTGTCCACCGTGCTGAGCGAAGTAATCCTAAAAggtcttgaattttctgcattcTTCATCCAATTCCTCCAATGGTGGCAAACCGAAGCCCAACACACAGATCTCACGAGTCTTCCAACGCCAGATTTTCCAGTCATTAAGCAGGATTTCAACTATCACGGAGTTTGTCCAGTTTGCCTGGGAAAGTGGACAAGACCTACATGCTGCGCCATTTCCGGATACATTTACTGCTACAAATGCATCGTAACTGCAATTGAACGCACCGGGATTTGTCCAGCTTCCAACTATCCCATCTCAATTGATGACATCTTCCTCCTCTTTGACGATTAG